A stretch of DNA from Allomeiothermus silvanus DSM 9946:
GGCCAGCTTGATGTATCGGAGGTGGTGCAGCAGGGCGTTCACCGAGGTACGCGAGGGCTCGAGTTCGAAGGAGAGCATCGCGGCGAAGCCGTTGCGGAGTACCTTTCGGGCCGTTTCGTGATCGGCGTGCGAGGGGAGGCCGGGGTAGTGTACCCGGCGCACCTTAGGGTGGCGCTCAAGAAATTGGGCTAGCTCGAGGGCGCTCCTCGAGGCCCGCTCCATCCGCAGCTCGAGGGTCTCGGCCCCCCGCACCGCCAGCCAGCACTCGTAGGGGTTGGAGACCAGGCCCATCCGCACGGCTACGGTGCGGATTTTTTCGATCAGATCTTTTTTCCCCGCCACCGCCCCCAGCATCACGTCGGAGTGGCCGTTGATGAACTTGGTCAGGCTTTCCATAACCAGGTCTACGCCGTGCTCGAGCGCCCGGCAGTGGTAGGGCGAGGCGAAGGTGTTGTCTACCACCACCATGGCCCCCGCCTGGTGGGCTAAAGCGGAAAGTTTGGGCAGGTCAGGCACGCGCAGCCGGGGGTTGGAAGCGGTCTCGAGCAGCAGCAGTTTGGCCCCCTTCAGCGCGCGCTTCACTCCGGCCACGTCGCCGATGTCTATGGTCACGGTTTGCACCCCGAAGCGCCCCAGATCGCGCAGCACGTTCAGGGTCGAACCGTAGAGGTCTTGCGAGGCCACCACCTTGTCGCCGGAGCCCAAAAGCCCCAGGAAAGTCGCGCTCAGGGCACTCATCCCACTAGCGCAGGCCACGGCGGATTCGGCCCGGTGCAAGGCGGCGAAGAGGGCCTCGAGGGCACGGTGGTTGGGTGTACCGTTGCGCCCGTAGATGGCTCCTGCTTCACGCCCCTCGTAGACTGCATCTACTTCGTCCAGGTCGCGAAACGTCCAGGAGGCCGATTGGTAGATGGGCGAGGAGACCGGCTCGTTTTGGGGCTTTTCGGCCTTGGCGCCGTGGACGGCGAGGGTGGCGAGGTCATCCATGCAAGGATTCTCGAACGTTATGAGCCGAACGTCAAACCATGAGCGTGAAACGCCAGACGCTAGACGCAAATTGAATACCTTTCGCGTTTCCCACCATTACGCCTCCCACGGCGAGGCGTACTGTACTCGGCCCAGCAAACCCCGCTGTACCGAGTATTCGTGGGAACCGCTCTTGATGTCCCACTCCTACACCCACTCGATAGAGGTGGACGTGAAGGGTAGGGACGCAAGGCGTCCCTACCGATAAGTTGCTACTCGAGCGACAGTAACCACGGGTGTTCCGGCATCCAGATCTCGAGCGCCCTCCGCACCCAGGCTCTTTGCTCCGCGCTCAGAAGGGGAAGCACCCGCTCGAAATCCGCCTGGTCCTTAGGTCGCGGGTCTTTGCCCGAGGTGCGGGACTTGAACAGCAAGGTGATCGCCGGGTTCATGACGCGAATCCCCTGCGCCTCGAGGATCACCTCTTCCATCGGCATTGTGATCTCGGGCTTACGCCGATACCACCAGTTTTGTTCATGGTGTTCGGAGAACATCACGTCGAGCAGATCGAAGGGCATGTCGGCGCGGCGGGCGTGAACCTGGGTGACCTCGGGATAGGAGAGCCACTCGTTCTCGTCCCAGGGGCGGTACTGACCCTGGCCGTAGACCACTTGCAGGTTGAATCCCTGCTCCCTGAGGTGAAGCAAGATTTCGCGCTGATCCTTGCGCCAAACCGTGAGGTCGAGGTCGTGGTGGTAGCGGCTCGGCTCCCCCGTCCACAGGTCGAGCCCCCAGCCGCTCGCCACCCACCAGGGAACCTCGAGCCCTTCCAACTCTCGTGCCAGCCACTCTACCGGCCCGAACCCGGTCTGCCGAACGTGCCAGGTGTAGGCTTCCTGTAAAAGCTCGTGGACGAGCGAGGCCTTCCCA
This window harbors:
- a CDS encoding trans-sulfuration enzyme family protein; this encodes MDDLATLAVHGAKAEKPQNEPVSSPIYQSASWTFRDLDEVDAVYEGREAGAIYGRNGTPNHRALEALFAALHRAESAVACASGMSALSATFLGLLGSGDKVVASQDLYGSTLNVLRDLGRFGVQTVTIDIGDVAGVKRALKGAKLLLLETASNPRLRVPDLPKLSALAHQAGAMVVVDNTFASPYHCRALEHGVDLVMESLTKFINGHSDVMLGAVAGKKDLIEKIRTVAVRMGLVSNPYECWLAVRGAETLELRMERASRSALELAQFLERHPKVRRVHYPGLPSHADHETARKVLRNGFAAMLSFELEPSRTSVNALLHHLRYIKLALSLGGANTTLSHPATSSHRFLSPQEREALGLHDGFLRMSVGIERLEDLRADLMQALEAV
- a CDS encoding GrpB family protein, yielding MTEPIELLEYDPSWPARFEAERTRLLEALGGWAWETGGVAYLIEHIGSTSVPGLAAKPCIDITAGVHPFPLEERYIRALEGLGYEYKGENNIPARQYFRRGPHQVHLHVFQAGADPIADFSVFRDYLRANPAARARYQALKYELAGKYRDDRIAYTYGKASLVHELLQEAYTWHVRQTGFGPVEWLARELEGLEVPWWVASGWGLDLWTGEPSRYHHDLDLTVWRKDQREILLHLREQGFNLQVVYGQGQYRPWDENEWLSYPEVTQVHARRADMPFDLLDVMFSEHHEQNWWYRRKPEITMPMEEVILEAQGIRVMNPAITLLFKSRTSGKDPRPKDQADFERVLPLLSAEQRAWVRRALEIWMPEHPWLLSLE